A genome region from Microplitis demolitor isolate Queensland-Clemson2020A chromosome 1, iyMicDemo2.1a, whole genome shotgun sequence includes the following:
- the LOC103577341 gene encoding uncharacterized protein LOC103577341, with amino-acid sequence MSQNPRGPGGPGWPSNPTNPSPFRPASPFSPTPMSQSPSVRSRGPFTPIHHPISPLTYPGMMHPMSPVPMGMPISPGMSPVFGGVPPSPGLIQCPRPRWPSPVSTGNAAPRPYIPQSPMERVRDQNYRTSPVPCGPPEYLIAPYRTGDYEYVGVPLEPTVYGDDEDSGPSTAEIIASQSQDYVDEKLAEYQATITLLQGQSILKITY; translated from the exons atgtcgCAAAATCCACGAGGACCGGGCGGGCCAGGATGGCCTTCAAATCCAACAAACCCGAGTCCATTTCGTCCAGCATCGCCATTCAGCCCAACACCAATGTCACAGTCACCGAGCGTAAGATCTCGCGGCCCATTCACGCCGATTCATCACCCAATTTCACCACTAACTTACCCGGGTATGATGCACCCGATGAGTCCTGTGCCCATGGGTATGCCAATCTCTCCGGGTATGTCGCCTGTTTTTGGAGGAGTTCCACCATCTCCAGGACTTATTCAGTGTCCAAGACCTCGTTGGCCGTCGCCCGTTTCTACTGGAAACGCTGCGCCTCGTCCTTACATACCACAG AGTCCTATGGAACGTGTCAGAGATCAAAATTATCGCACATCACCGGTACCATGTGGACCACCAGAATATCTAATAGCGCCATATCGTACTGGTGATTATGAATACGTCGGTGTCCCACTAGAACCGACCGTTTACGGCGATGATGAAGACAGCGGTCCCAGCACAGCTGAGATCATTGCCAGTCAAAGTCAAGATTACGTTGACGAAAAACTAGCCGAATATCAAGCTACTATCACGTTATTACAAGGTCAGtcaatacttaaaataacatattaa